One Phycisphaera mikurensis NBRC 102666 DNA window includes the following coding sequences:
- a CDS encoding secondary thiamine-phosphate synthase enzyme YjbQ, whose protein sequence is MESFTVDTPGRDGMVEITDRVAQAISRSARRGGVAQIFVMHTTAGLCVNENADPDVVHDLLKEFDRLFPWEQPFHRHAEGNTAAHAKAILTGNSIAVPLRRNGRLDLGTWQGIYLCEFDGPRTRTVKVVVLEEANDDKID, encoded by the coding sequence ATGGAAAGCTTCACCGTCGACACCCCCGGCCGCGACGGCATGGTCGAGATCACCGACCGCGTCGCGCAGGCGATCTCCCGCTCCGCCCGCCGCGGCGGCGTCGCGCAGATCTTCGTGATGCACACCACCGCCGGGCTCTGCGTGAACGAGAACGCCGATCCCGACGTCGTCCACGACCTGCTCAAAGAGTTCGACCGCCTCTTCCCGTGGGAGCAGCCGTTCCACCGGCACGCCGAGGGCAACACCGCCGCGCACGCGAAGGCGATCCTCACGGGCAACTCCATCGCCGTCCCGCTGCGGCGCAACGGCCGGCTCGACCTGGGCACCTGGCAGGGCATCTACCTCTGCGAGTTCGACGGTCCGCGGACCCGGACCGTCAAGGTGGTGGTGCTGGAGGAGGCGAACGACGACAAGATCGATTGA
- the queG gene encoding tRNA epoxyqueuosine(34) reductase QueG: MIETLDALAAKIGFGLWGVADAAPAPAEEAARSRAWFAAGRAGEMGWLADSAEARLGVEAVLPGARSVVIVADSYGNTQPAGGSADRPEVAARNGSVRGRIARYAWGRDYHRVLKKKLHRLGDGLAAAFPDAAFRACVDTAPLDERRYAEAAGLGWRGKNSLLIHPRHGSFVLLGALLTTLELPTSAARGFPGPLAEPTDRCANCTRCIDACPTGAIDAGGHAIDPRRCISYLTIERRSVDPPGAAPDTHGWLAGCDVCQDVCPFNAIGTRHPLPVPLDFAPRPHAAGLDPAEVAGWTRADRLAATAGTALIRIKLPMWKRNAEAAEASRAASSKAEDAADLRQSPKR; the protein is encoded by the coding sequence GTGATCGAAACCCTCGACGCGCTCGCGGCGAAGATCGGCTTCGGCCTCTGGGGCGTGGCCGACGCCGCGCCCGCCCCCGCGGAGGAGGCCGCCCGCTCCCGCGCCTGGTTCGCGGCGGGCCGGGCCGGCGAGATGGGCTGGCTCGCCGACTCCGCCGAGGCCCGGCTGGGCGTCGAGGCGGTGCTGCCGGGGGCGAGGTCGGTCGTGATCGTCGCCGACAGCTACGGGAACACCCAACCCGCCGGCGGATCCGCGGACCGACCCGAGGTTGCGGCCCGGAACGGCTCGGTCCGCGGCAGGATCGCCCGCTACGCCTGGGGCCGCGACTACCACCGCGTGCTCAAGAAGAAGCTCCACCGCCTCGGCGACGGCCTCGCCGCGGCCTTCCCCGACGCCGCCTTCCGCGCCTGCGTCGACACCGCGCCGCTGGACGAGCGTCGCTACGCCGAGGCCGCCGGCCTGGGCTGGCGGGGCAAGAACTCGCTGCTGATCCACCCCCGCCACGGCTCCTTCGTGCTGCTGGGCGCGCTGCTCACAACCCTGGAGCTGCCGACCTCCGCCGCCCGCGGCTTCCCCGGCCCGCTCGCCGAGCCGACCGACCGCTGCGCGAACTGCACGCGGTGCATCGACGCCTGCCCGACCGGGGCGATCGATGCGGGCGGCCACGCGATCGACCCGCGGAGGTGCATCAGCTACCTGACCATCGAGCGGCGGTCGGTCGATCCGCCGGGCGCGGCCCCGGACACCCACGGCTGGCTCGCCGGCTGCGACGTCTGCCAGGACGTGTGCCCCTTCAACGCCATCGGCACCCGCCACCCGCTGCCCGTCCCGCTGGACTTCGCGCCCCGGCCGCACGCCGCCGGGCTGGATCCGGCCGAGGTCGCCGGCTGGACCCGAGCCGATCGCCTCGCCGCGACCGCCGGCACCGCGCTCATCCGCATCAAGCTGCCGATGTGGAAGCGCAACGCCGAAGCGGCGGAAGCCTCACGGGCGGCGTCCAGCAAGGCGGAGGACGCAGCGGATCTTCGGCAGTCGCCGAAGCGCTAG
- a CDS encoding DUF4126 family protein codes for MLLPALSLPALFASRVFLPLFAVALAVRFGPDVPLLGTLGLLAGLPVDAAPGWLTSDLSIAVLGTLSALELVAHKSGGAREILNELDPYVKPVSAALGVAGLVSAAGGWPAAEGVAAASLPAQAGLGFTGLLVLAVAAGTFLLAVARRAVLSDASELDADDDTGLLGLFSWGEDLWSVFGVFLLVLFPVVVAALVVIASCVVLLMYARSRRREARSRVACDACGDDVPRAALRCPHCGVERPDAERVGLLGGPKMQRVGDRRDHAASLRAVHRCGVCAASLRERHPEQDCRLCGRPAFAGTADVAGLDAHVKARLPWVLAACAGLSAVPVVGLIPGIILYRLALIAPYRRYLPRGRTLLVRWGVRLGYLLLIFVQLWPGAGTLAVPAMALLAWSSYRRSFLSLAAESVPAASGPASSAALPA; via the coding sequence ATGCTCCTCCCCGCCCTCTCGCTTCCCGCCCTGTTCGCCTCCCGGGTGTTCCTGCCGCTGTTCGCGGTGGCGCTCGCGGTGCGGTTCGGGCCCGACGTCCCGCTGCTCGGGACGCTCGGGCTGCTCGCGGGGCTGCCGGTGGACGCGGCGCCGGGCTGGCTGACCTCGGACCTGTCGATCGCGGTGCTGGGAACGCTTTCGGCGCTCGAGCTGGTGGCCCACAAGAGCGGCGGGGCGCGGGAGATCCTCAACGAGCTGGACCCCTACGTGAAGCCGGTGTCGGCGGCGCTGGGCGTGGCGGGCCTGGTGTCGGCCGCGGGCGGGTGGCCGGCGGCGGAGGGGGTGGCCGCGGCGTCGCTCCCGGCGCAGGCGGGCCTCGGCTTCACCGGCTTGCTGGTGCTCGCCGTCGCGGCGGGCACGTTCCTCCTCGCGGTCGCCCGCCGGGCGGTTCTGTCCGACGCTTCGGAGCTCGACGCGGACGACGACACCGGGCTCTTGGGCCTGTTCAGCTGGGGCGAGGACCTCTGGTCGGTCTTCGGGGTCTTCCTGCTCGTGCTCTTCCCGGTCGTGGTCGCGGCGCTGGTCGTGATCGCGTCGTGCGTGGTTCTGCTGATGTACGCCCGGTCCAGGCGGCGGGAGGCGAGAAGCCGCGTCGCGTGCGACGCCTGCGGCGACGACGTGCCCCGGGCGGCGCTGCGTTGCCCGCACTGCGGCGTGGAGCGGCCCGACGCCGAGCGGGTCGGGCTGCTGGGCGGCCCGAAGATGCAGCGCGTGGGGGACCGGCGGGACCACGCGGCCTCGCTGCGGGCGGTGCACCGGTGCGGGGTCTGCGCCGCCTCGCTCCGCGAGCGGCACCCCGAGCAGGACTGCCGCCTCTGCGGCCGCCCCGCCTTCGCGGGCACGGCCGACGTCGCCGGCCTCGATGCCCACGTGAAGGCCCGGCTGCCGTGGGTGCTCGCGGCGTGCGCCGGCCTCTCGGCGGTGCCGGTCGTCGGGCTCATCCCCGGCATCATCCTGTACCGGCTGGCGCTGATCGCCCCGTACCGCCGCTACCTGCCGCGCGGCCGCACGCTGCTGGTGCGGTGGGGCGTGCGGCTGGGCTACCTCTTGCTGATCTTCGTGCAGCTCTGGCCCGGCGCCGGCACGCTCGCGGTGCCCGCGATGGCGCTGCTGGCGTGGTCGTCGTACCGCCGCAGCTTCCTGTCCCTCGCCGCGGAGAGCGTGCCGGCCGCCTCGGGGCCGGCCTCCTCGGCGGCGCTGCCGGCGTGA
- the rpoN gene encoding RNA polymerase factor sigma-54: MHLSVGNHVRMGQQMKLAPRMIQSMEILQMPQAQLEERIELELASNPTLELQEPGADAEGLRDAMAQERRDDREHTRELVVGGADGAPGAGESAADFERLDNLSEQYGDAWSNTLESGEGRLSDRSERFLSGPGPSSYAGERDGKMDAMANSPAKMASLYEQLMGQWRMAQADDNLDERLFDLGEYLIGNIDADGYLRADPEQLRDAAPAKLGDVSAEEVDEAIEILQMALDPAGIAARSLAECILLQIDAKRRDPDADRDLLDLQEVLIRDHLKDIEINRFPRMVEATGRGLGELKHAVARLRAYSPHPGRNLADPVTRTITPDAVITYDELTDTYTALLTSGRLPALQISADYEDLAKDKTQEKAARDFVGRQLRSARWLLDAIRQRQHTLLRVIGVVINAQRGWFEQGDAGLVPLPMTLVADQLGIHVATVSRAVSEKYLQTPRGIVPLRMFFSGGTQSAGGDDVSWTAVQAKLKEVIDDEDKTEPLSDDELVEALGERGITIARRTVAKYRGQLGIGTKRQRREFV, encoded by the coding sequence ATGCACCTCTCCGTCGGCAACCACGTCCGCATGGGCCAGCAGATGAAGCTGGCGCCGCGGATGATCCAGTCGATGGAGATCCTGCAGATGCCGCAGGCCCAGCTGGAGGAGCGCATCGAGTTGGAGCTGGCGAGCAACCCGACGCTCGAGCTGCAGGAGCCGGGGGCGGACGCCGAGGGGCTCAGAGACGCGATGGCGCAGGAGCGTCGCGACGACCGCGAGCACACCCGGGAGCTGGTGGTGGGCGGCGCCGACGGAGCGCCCGGGGCGGGCGAGTCCGCCGCCGACTTCGAGCGGCTCGACAACCTCTCCGAGCAGTACGGCGACGCGTGGAGCAACACGCTCGAGAGCGGCGAGGGCAGGCTCTCCGACCGCTCCGAGCGCTTCCTCTCCGGCCCGGGTCCTTCCTCTTACGCGGGCGAACGCGACGGGAAGATGGACGCGATGGCCAACAGCCCGGCGAAGATGGCTTCGCTGTACGAGCAGCTGATGGGCCAGTGGCGGATGGCCCAGGCCGACGACAACCTCGACGAGCGGCTGTTCGACCTGGGCGAGTACCTCATCGGCAACATCGACGCCGACGGCTACCTGCGGGCCGACCCCGAGCAGCTGCGCGACGCGGCGCCCGCGAAGCTCGGCGACGTGAGCGCCGAGGAGGTGGACGAGGCGATCGAGATCCTGCAGATGGCGCTGGATCCGGCCGGGATCGCCGCCCGCTCGCTGGCGGAGTGCATCCTCCTGCAGATCGACGCGAAGCGGCGTGACCCCGACGCGGACCGGGACCTGCTGGACCTGCAGGAGGTGCTGATCCGCGACCACCTCAAGGACATCGAGATCAACCGCTTCCCGCGGATGGTCGAGGCGACCGGGCGCGGGCTCGGGGAGCTCAAGCACGCCGTCGCCCGGCTGCGGGCGTACTCGCCGCACCCCGGCCGCAACCTCGCCGATCCGGTGACGCGGACGATCACGCCCGACGCCGTGATCACCTACGACGAGCTTACCGACACCTACACGGCGCTGCTCACCAGCGGCCGCCTGCCGGCCCTGCAGATCAGCGCCGACTACGAAGACCTCGCCAAGGACAAGACGCAGGAGAAAGCCGCCCGCGACTTCGTGGGCCGCCAGCTGCGTTCGGCCCGCTGGCTGCTCGACGCGATCCGCCAGCGGCAGCACACGCTGCTCCGCGTGATCGGCGTGGTCATCAACGCCCAGCGCGGCTGGTTCGAGCAGGGCGACGCGGGGCTGGTGCCGCTGCCGATGACGCTCGTGGCCGATCAGCTCGGGATCCACGTGGCGACGGTCTCGCGTGCCGTGAGCGAGAAGTACCTGCAGACGCCGCGGGGGATCGTGCCGCTGCGCATGTTCTTCTCCGGCGGCACGCAGAGCGCCGGCGGCGACGACGTGAGCTGGACGGCCGTGCAGGCGAAGCTCAAGGAGGTCATCGACGACGAGGACAAGACCGAGCCGCTCTCCGACGACGAGCTGGTGGAGGCGCTGGGCGAACGCGGCATCACGATCGCGCGGCGGACGGTGGCGAAGTACCGGGGGCAGCTGGGGATCGGGACGAAGCGCCAGCGGCGGGAGTTTGTTTGA
- a CDS encoding tyrosine recombinase has protein sequence MRLADASSPSPSSAAGSPPSARAARGCSSPAAEPATPPAPPADRAAVSPFEPAVRGFLTHCRVECGFSPATLAAYAGDLRDLRTWMEREGHRGGWHELDHERLVGHLQSLAAGGLQTASIARHTATIRVFCRFAAAAGHTPADAAERLSQPRTWRTLPHVLGHADAEKLLAAPDPAATLYLRDVALLELLYAGGLRASEAAALPADAIDATLGVVRVLGKGNKERILPVGTPCLQAIQRYAEQLRPKLLKEPTGRLFLSRTGQPVTRIVVWQVVKRHAAAAGLHNVHPHTLRHSYATQLLAGGADLRVVQEMLGHADLGTTELYTHVDRSRLADVLARFHPRP, from the coding sequence CTGCGCCTCGCCGACGCCTCGTCCCCATCACCCTCGTCGGCCGCCGGCTCCCCGCCGTCGGCGCGGGCCGCCCGCGGCTGCTCCTCGCCGGCGGCTGAGCCGGCAACGCCTCCGGCCCCACCCGCGGACCGCGCGGCGGTTTCGCCCTTCGAGCCCGCGGTCCGCGGCTTCCTCACGCACTGCCGGGTGGAGTGCGGCTTCTCGCCGGCCACGCTCGCGGCCTACGCGGGCGACCTCCGCGACCTGCGCACGTGGATGGAGCGGGAGGGCCACCGGGGCGGCTGGCACGAGCTCGACCACGAGCGGCTGGTCGGGCACCTCCAGTCGCTCGCAGCCGGCGGCTTGCAGACGGCCTCGATCGCGCGGCACACCGCGACGATCCGCGTCTTCTGCCGCTTCGCCGCCGCGGCGGGGCACACGCCCGCCGACGCCGCCGAGCGGCTGAGCCAACCCAGAACCTGGCGGACGCTCCCGCACGTGCTCGGCCACGCCGACGCGGAGAAGCTGCTCGCGGCGCCGGACCCGGCCGCGACGCTCTACCTCCGCGACGTCGCGCTGCTGGAGCTGCTCTACGCGGGCGGCCTGCGGGCGAGCGAGGCCGCGGCGCTGCCCGCGGACGCGATCGACGCGACGCTGGGCGTCGTCCGCGTGCTCGGCAAGGGCAACAAGGAGCGGATCCTGCCGGTCGGCACGCCCTGCCTCCAGGCGATCCAGCGCTACGCCGAGCAGCTGCGGCCCAAGCTCCTCAAGGAGCCGACCGGCCGGCTGTTCCTCTCCCGGACGGGCCAGCCGGTCACGCGGATCGTCGTGTGGCAGGTCGTCAAGCGGCACGCCGCGGCGGCCGGGCTGCACAACGTGCACCCGCACACGCTGCGGCACAGCTACGCCACGCAGCTGCTCGCCGGCGGAGCCGACCTGCGCGTCGTGCAGGAGATGCTCGGCCACGCGGACCTCGGGACGACGGAGCTGTACACCCACGTCGACCGCTCGCGGCTCGCCGACGTGCTGGCGAGGTTCCACCCGCGGCCCTGA
- the tmk gene encoding dTMP kinase, which translates to MPQAATSTTRSPPAAPGWSRPLAGRFLVFDGPDGAGKSTQLRRFQSAAEKDGLFVTTVREPGGTEVGERVRNLVLNYPDERCGAMDTRAEMLLFMASRAQLVAQRIRPALAAGHLVLADRFLSSTLAYQGTAGGLPLAEIRGVGEVALGGCRPDLVVIFDVDPVTASSRLNPLLDRVESRDAGYQERVRAGFLAQAEADPAGHLLIDATASESGVAATLRAGLAERFPAG; encoded by the coding sequence ATGCCGCAGGCCGCGACCTCCACCACCCGCTCGCCGCCGGCCGCTCCGGGCTGGTCGCGCCCGCTGGCGGGCCGCTTCCTCGTGTTCGACGGGCCCGACGGGGCGGGCAAGAGCACGCAGCTGCGGCGGTTCCAGTCGGCGGCGGAGAAGGACGGGCTCTTCGTGACGACCGTGCGCGAGCCGGGCGGGACGGAGGTGGGAGAACGCGTGCGGAACCTGGTGCTCAACTACCCCGACGAGCGCTGCGGGGCGATGGACACGCGGGCGGAGATGCTGCTGTTCATGGCGTCGCGGGCCCAGCTGGTCGCCCAGCGGATCCGGCCGGCGCTGGCCGCGGGCCACCTGGTGCTGGCCGACCGCTTCCTCTCGTCGACGCTGGCGTACCAGGGCACCGCCGGCGGGCTCCCGCTCGCGGAGATCCGCGGCGTGGGCGAGGTGGCGCTCGGCGGCTGCCGACCCGACCTGGTCGTGATCTTCGACGTCGACCCGGTGACCGCGTCGTCACGCCTGAACCCGCTGCTGGACCGGGTGGAGAGCCGCGACGCCGGCTACCAGGAGCGGGTGCGTGCGGGCTTCCTGGCGCAGGCGGAGGCCGACCCCGCGGGCCACCTCCTGATCGATGCCACGGCGAGCGAGAGCGGCGTCGCGGCGACGCTGCGGGCCGGGCTGGCGGAGCGTTTTCCGGCCGGGTGA
- a CDS encoding class I SAM-dependent methyltransferase codes for MPQAPEPPNYLTPYVDAEKRLGPGFEATLWARRETQEIRFRVFAEQLDLSGKTILDAGCGPGDFAAWLQTHGIGYGRYVGIDGVEPVVEHANARGLPDAEFRAGDLVTDAALLATGSPEVTIISGTLNTMDLATATRVLENAWAGTSSVLAFNFLPDTAGPGATPQLHPAVRLPTMHLLAWALAQTWDVLYRQDYFAHGHDGTVVMRKHARA; via the coding sequence GTGCCCCAAGCCCCCGAGCCCCCGAACTATCTCACCCCCTACGTCGACGCGGAGAAACGCCTCGGCCCCGGCTTCGAGGCCACGCTGTGGGCACGCCGGGAGACGCAGGAGATCCGCTTCCGCGTCTTCGCCGAGCAGCTGGACCTGAGCGGCAAGACGATCCTCGACGCCGGCTGCGGGCCCGGCGACTTCGCGGCGTGGCTGCAGACGCACGGCATCGGCTACGGCCGCTACGTCGGCATCGACGGCGTGGAGCCCGTCGTGGAGCACGCCAACGCCCGCGGCCTTCCCGACGCGGAGTTCCGCGCCGGCGACCTGGTGACCGACGCGGCGCTGCTGGCCACCGGCTCGCCCGAGGTCACGATCATCTCCGGCACGCTCAACACGATGGACCTCGCCACCGCGACCCGCGTGCTGGAAAACGCCTGGGCCGGCACCTCCTCCGTGCTCGCCTTCAACTTCCTCCCCGACACCGCCGGCCCCGGCGCCACCCCGCAGCTGCACCCCGCCGTCCGCCTGCCCACGATGCACCTGCTCGCCTGGGCTCTCGCCCAGACGTGGGACGTCCTCTACCGCCAGGACTACTTCGCCCACGGCCACGACGGCACCGTCGTGATGCGCAAGCACGCCAGGGCGTAG
- a CDS encoding ChbG/HpnK family deacetylase — MIHRPRIELVTRGDDAGAGRSANAAIAGCHDRGTLRNASVMGCGPALADAADRFRTRPALCIGLHACLNSEWTHPRFGPVLSPSRVPSLVGPDGCFLPTPMDLHERRFDPEEAVAEVRAQLGRVRAAGLRPVYLDEHMGVGWLPGLRVRLIDLAERENLLLVEGRVPPLPPIPGAADDAETDPAQRLLDRLRAAPPGRHLLVTHPMLDDAEAAAWCGPEAPPGRTAAIRSGDRRLLEDPRLLRFFDGIRAAAVRYDEVF, encoded by the coding sequence TTGATCCACCGCCCGCGGATCGAGCTGGTGACTCGGGGCGACGATGCCGGCGCAGGCCGCAGCGCCAACGCGGCCATCGCCGGCTGCCACGACCGCGGCACCCTGCGGAACGCCTCGGTGATGGGCTGCGGGCCGGCGCTGGCGGACGCCGCCGACCGCTTCCGCACGCGGCCGGCGCTGTGCATCGGCCTGCACGCCTGCCTCAACAGCGAGTGGACGCACCCGCGGTTCGGGCCCGTGCTCTCGCCGAGCCGCGTGCCCTCGCTCGTGGGGCCCGACGGGTGCTTCCTCCCCACGCCGATGGACCTGCACGAGCGGCGCTTCGACCCGGAGGAAGCGGTGGCGGAGGTGCGGGCCCAGCTGGGCCGCGTCCGGGCGGCGGGGCTGCGGCCGGTGTACCTCGACGAGCACATGGGCGTCGGCTGGCTGCCGGGCCTGCGGGTCCGCCTGATCGATCTCGCCGAACGCGAGAACCTCCTGCTTGTCGAGGGCCGGGTCCCCCCGCTCCCGCCGATCCCGGGGGCCGCCGACGACGCGGAGACGGACCCGGCCCAACGCCTGCTGGATCGCCTGCGTGCGGCCCCGCCGGGCCGCCACCTGCTCGTGACCCACCCGATGCTCGACGACGCCGAGGCCGCCGCCTGGTGCGGGCCCGAGGCGCCGCCGGGTCGCACCGCGGCGATCCGCAGCGGCGACCGCCGCCTGCTGGAGGACCCGCGGCTGTTGAGATTTTTCGACGGCATCCGGGCGGCGGCGGTCCGCTACGACGAGGTGTTCTGA
- a CDS encoding Gfo/Idh/MocA family protein has protein sequence MSGDSSSMSPMERMKTVVVGCGGMSRTWVQEALAAERIDLVGLVDLEAERARAMADSFGIDQGACFRSLGEAVRATGADAVFDVTVPAAHAAVTLEALELGCHVLGEKPMSDSLENGRRMVDAAQAAGRVYAVTQTRRALPGVLSVEAFLREGGLGEVAELHSDFYLGCHFGGFREEMEHPLVLDMAIHTFDNARQISGREPVTVYAESWNPAHSWYRGDASAVAVFEMTGGLRYTYRGSWCNEGNHTSWAGDWRVAGSRGSLAWDGADAMEAQRLAADPGEGFHRELETIDVPRVTLEHEGHAHLIRQFAEHVCSGGRTPLACPAADNLPSLAMVLAAVESLRTGNRVPVRW, from the coding sequence GTGTCCGGAGACTCCTCGAGCATGAGCCCCATGGAGCGGATGAAGACGGTGGTGGTCGGGTGCGGCGGGATGAGCCGCACGTGGGTCCAGGAGGCGCTCGCCGCCGAGCGGATCGACCTGGTGGGTCTGGTGGACCTGGAGGCGGAGCGAGCCCGCGCGATGGCCGACAGCTTCGGCATCGATCAAGGAGCGTGCTTCCGATCGCTGGGCGAAGCCGTTCGAGCGACCGGCGCCGACGCGGTCTTCGACGTCACGGTGCCCGCGGCCCACGCGGCGGTGACGCTGGAGGCGCTGGAGCTGGGCTGCCACGTGCTCGGCGAGAAGCCGATGAGCGACTCGCTCGAGAACGGCCGCCGGATGGTCGACGCGGCGCAAGCGGCGGGTCGGGTGTACGCCGTGACGCAGACGCGACGCGCGCTCCCGGGCGTGCTCTCGGTCGAGGCGTTCCTGCGGGAGGGCGGGCTCGGGGAGGTGGCGGAGCTGCACAGCGACTTCTACCTGGGGTGCCACTTCGGCGGCTTCCGCGAGGAGATGGAGCACCCGCTGGTGCTGGACATGGCCATCCACACCTTCGACAACGCCCGCCAGATCTCCGGCCGCGAGCCGGTCACGGTGTACGCGGAGAGCTGGAACCCGGCGCACTCCTGGTACCGGGGGGACGCCTCGGCTGTCGCCGTCTTCGAGATGACCGGCGGGCTCCGCTACACCTACCGCGGCTCGTGGTGCAACGAGGGGAACCACACCTCCTGGGCGGGCGATTGGCGGGTTGCCGGGTCGCGCGGCTCGCTGGCCTGGGACGGGGCGGACGCCATGGAGGCGCAGCGCCTCGCGGCCGATCCCGGCGAGGGCTTCCATCGCGAGCTCGAGACGATCGACGTGCCGCGGGTGACGCTGGAGCACGAGGGCCACGCCCACCTCATACGCCAATTCGCCGAGCACGTGTGCTCGGGCGGGCGTACGCCGCTCGCCTGCCCGGCGGCGGACAACCTGCCCAGCCTGGCGATGGTGCTCGCGGCGGTGGAGAGCCTCCGCACCGGCAACCGGGTGCCCGTGCGCTGGTGA
- a CDS encoding Gfo/Idh/MocA family protein — MAADERVHDPPDLPPRRVHLGLPRGPRTKRRGGGAVLIRIGIIGAGPNARTHAHAHRDSGEAEVVAVADPAEGPGRALAEETGAHHVRGFEEMLDDVDAVVVSSPNFLHAEHAIAVAEAGKHLFCEKPLGLCLADARRIAAAVTDAGVASAVGFSPRLSREAQTLKHLLDSGRVGELISIWSRRLMFLPDDAFGGWRADPGRSGGLLLEVNVHEIDWMMHVAGAVSSVHAVTRTTLTHGPRANDHIWVTLSFKSGAVGQHEGSWRSATPNFSRGLHGTAGGGATDEWGRGVDAASLGQDREPAELRPAVDLRARWRAAIRGEGEPHCDVAWGLEVMRVAEAVFRSAEGNRVVRLDEPGLSG; from the coding sequence GTGGCCGCCGATGAACGAGTACACGATCCACCAGACCTTCCACCGCGTCGCGTACACCTGGGGCTACCTCGCGGCCCGCGAACGAAGCGGCGAGGCGGAGGAGCCGTCTTGATCCGCATCGGCATCATCGGCGCTGGACCCAACGCGAGGACCCACGCTCACGCGCATCGCGATTCCGGGGAGGCGGAGGTGGTCGCCGTGGCCGATCCGGCCGAGGGGCCCGGTCGTGCGCTCGCGGAGGAGACGGGAGCCCATCACGTCCGCGGCTTCGAGGAGATGCTCGATGACGTCGACGCGGTGGTGGTCTCCTCGCCGAACTTCCTGCACGCCGAGCACGCCATCGCCGTGGCCGAGGCCGGGAAGCACCTCTTCTGCGAGAAGCCGTTGGGCCTCTGCCTTGCAGACGCCCGCCGGATCGCGGCGGCGGTGACCGATGCGGGCGTCGCCTCCGCGGTGGGTTTCTCGCCGCGGCTGTCCCGCGAGGCCCAGACGCTCAAGCACCTCCTGGACAGCGGCCGCGTGGGCGAGCTGATCTCGATCTGGAGCCGCCGGCTGATGTTTCTCCCCGACGACGCCTTCGGAGGCTGGCGTGCCGATCCGGGCCGCTCCGGCGGGCTGCTGCTGGAGGTCAACGTCCACGAGATCGACTGGATGATGCATGTTGCCGGCGCGGTGTCGTCCGTTCATGCGGTGACCCGCACCACGCTGACGCACGGGCCGCGCGCCAACGACCACATCTGGGTGACGCTCTCGTTCAAGAGCGGCGCCGTGGGCCAGCACGAGGGCTCCTGGCGCAGCGCCACGCCGAACTTCTCCAGGGGCCTGCACGGCACCGCCGGCGGCGGCGCCACCGACGAGTGGGGCCGCGGCGTCGACGCGGCGTCGTTGGGCCAGGACCGCGAGCCCGCCGAGCTGCGGCCCGCCGTTGACCTCCGCGCCCGCTGGCGGGCGGCCATCCGCGGCGAAGGTGAGCCGCACTGCGATGTCGCCTGGGGGCTGGAGGTGATGCGGGTGGCCGAGGCCGTCTTCCGCTCGGCCGAGGGAAACCGGGTGGTGAGACTCGACGAGCCCGGGTTGAGCGGGTGA